A region from the Kineothrix sp. IPX-CK genome encodes:
- the hisF gene encoding imidazole glycerol phosphate synthase subunit HisF yields MYTKRIIPCLDVHNGRVVKGVNFVNLKDAGDPVEIGEAYDKAGADELVFLDITASSDARATVVDMVRRVAERVFIPFTVGGGIRTVEDFKAILREGADKISINSSAINNPSLISEAADKFGSQCVVVAIDARRRTDGSGWNIYKNGGRIDVGMDAVEWAVKAYELGAGEILLTSMDCDGTKNGYDIELTSTIANSIPIPVIASGGAGCEEDFYAALTEGKAEAALAASLFHYKELEIDQVKKYLQQKGVSVRL; encoded by the coding sequence ATGTATACAAAGCGTATTATCCCTTGCTTGGATGTGCATAACGGAAGAGTTGTAAAAGGGGTCAATTTCGTAAACCTTAAGGACGCGGGTGATCCGGTGGAAATTGGTGAAGCTTATGATAAGGCGGGGGCGGATGAATTGGTTTTTTTGGATATCACAGCGTCCTCCGATGCCAGAGCTACCGTCGTGGATATGGTGAGGAGGGTCGCAGAACGTGTATTTATTCCCTTTACGGTCGGCGGCGGCATTCGTACGGTGGAAGATTTCAAAGCTATTCTCAGAGAGGGTGCGGACAAGATATCTATTAACTCTTCGGCAATAAACAATCCTTCACTTATCAGCGAGGCAGCGGATAAATTCGGAAGCCAATGTGTGGTAGTAGCCATCGATGCGAGAAGGCGGACGGACGGTTCCGGATGGAATATATATAAAAACGGCGGTCGCATAGACGTAGGTATGGATGCGGTGGAGTGGGCGGTGAAAGCGTATGAATTAGGCGCAGGAGAGATATTGCTTACGAGCATGGATTGTGATGGAACGAAGAACGGCTATGATATCGAGCTTACGAGTACGATTGCAAATAGTATTCCTATTCCGGTCATCGCCTCCGGCGGAGCAGGATGTGAAGAAGATTTTTACGCAGCGCTGACAGAAGGAAAAGCGGAAGCTGCTCTTGCGGCGTCGCTGTTTCACTACAAAGAGCTGGAGATCGATCAGGTGAAGAAATACTTGCAGCAAAAAGGCGTATCGGTAAGGCTATAG
- a CDS encoding helix-turn-helix transcriptional regulator — protein MTIGDKIKLLRTEKGITQEALAENLNVSRSAIAKWETNSGVPEVSNLKIISKLFDISVDELIDDTKIIKTTESKDDKIFDYSEYAGKYYDIELIGWNDGVFDSIIIGEDEEFLFYQKSEQNRPVFGMIGKKYILSVKVSKQSKLPHDDISSINRNYFCGKHVCVELASREGFIKGFFDFRNDDYLDVIVNSFSESKVLLKFGKDVNINAISKIEEVVS, from the coding sequence ATGACAATAGGTGATAAAATTAAATTATTAAGAACTGAAAAGGGAATTACACAGGAAGCACTGGCAGAAAATTTGAATGTATCTCGTTCTGCTATTGCAAAATGGGAAACAAATAGTGGAGTTCCAGAAGTGAGTAACCTTAAAATAATATCAAAGCTATTTGATATAAGTGTTGATGAATTGATAGATGATACAAAAATAATAAAAACAACTGAGTCTAAGGATGATAAAATATTTGATTATAGTGAATACGCAGGAAAATATTATGATATTGAACTAATTGGATGGAATGACGGGGTATTTGATAGTATTATTATTGGAGAAGATGAAGAATTTCTTTTTTACCAAAAGTCAGAACAAAATAGACCTGTGTTCGGAATGATTGGGAAAAAATATATTTTGTCAGTGAAAGTATCAAAACAATCTAAGCTTCCACATGATGATATTAGTTCAATAAATAGAAACTATTTTTGTGGAAAGCATGTATGCGTTGAATTAGCTTCTAGAGAAGGATTTATAAAAGGATTTTTTGACTTTCGCAATGATGATTATCTTGACGTTATTGTCAATTCCTTTTCTGAATCAAAAGTTCTATTAAAGTTTGGTAAGGATGTAAATATCAATGCTATTTCGAAAATAGAAGAAGTAGTTTCTTGA
- a CDS encoding serine protease, which translates to MEKRLSKKSKKKISIVSIVISAVVCISIIGSSFLYDYICRTRKNVDFEEIINYEVKSSTLYIVSETATISENAESFSYGAGFGGVVFSEADGVYYALTALHAVDNKPAHLYVLSYDDLTYNERIAQQEQHIGLRDYYKTLPIAEVVYSDEEYDLAILKFSCSDSLGILNIASNTPAFKDQVAIFSSPLNEGRNEITYGTIISKKPVKFGDANGENQRLVIRTSAYDNFGSSGSVLLNKQLEIAGIVLGGGRDIFDNFRYSLVMPANEINDFITTWYSSKK; encoded by the coding sequence GTGGAAAAAAGATTATCAAAGAAAAGCAAAAAGAAAATAAGCATTGTAAGCATTGTAATTAGTGCTGTTGTATGTATCTCCATTATAGGAAGTTCTTTTTTATATGATTACATATGTCGTACCAGAAAGAATGTAGATTTCGAAGAAATAATTAATTATGAGGTGAAATCCTCAACTTTGTATATTGTTAGTGAAACTGCAACAATATCAGAAAACGCCGAATCATTTAGCTATGGCGCTGGATTTGGTGGCGTGGTTTTTTCTGAGGCCGATGGAGTATATTATGCACTTACGGCTCTGCACGCCGTAGACAACAAGCCGGCACACTTATATGTTCTCTCTTATGATGATTTAACATATAATGAACGCATTGCACAGCAGGAACAACATATAGGGTTAAGAGACTATTATAAGACTTTACCTATAGCAGAAGTGGTTTATTCTGATGAGGAGTATGATCTTGCTATCCTTAAATTTAGTTGCAGTGATTCTTTGGGAATATTAAATATTGCCTCAAACACCCCGGCTTTTAAAGATCAAGTTGCGATTTTTAGCAGTCCATTGAATGAAGGAAGAAATGAAATCACTTATGGTACGATTATTTCAAAAAAACCAGTCAAATTTGGCGATGCAAACGGAGAGAATCAGCGATTAGTAATCAGAACATCCGCCTATGATAATTTTGGTAGTAGTGGAAGTGTTTTATTAAATAAGCAATTAGAAATAGCGGGGATTGTTTTAGGCGGTGGCCGTGATATCTTTGATAATTTCAGATATTCTTTGGTAATGCCTGCAAATGAGATAAATGATTTCATAACAACTTGGTATTCAAGTAAAAAGTAA
- a CDS encoding chemotaxis protein → MDTNILLENGTNELEVLEFVLEGQHYGINVAKIREIIPYQEVTPVPNAHPSIEGIFMPRDTMITAISLRNCLQMREYNNEELNSSLFIVTNFNKLDIAFHVDAVMGIHRVSWNQIIKPGTTVSTSEDGISTGIIKINGKLIIILDFEKIVTDINPETGLKMSEIDELGHRSQRNVPILIAEDSPLLNKLIVDSLKQAGYVNLIHTENGKQAYDVITACKEDGTLNQHVQCIITDIEMPVMDGHRLTKLIKEDESTKNIPVIIFSSLVNEEMKRKGEALGADAQLSKPEIGNLVSVIDGLVK, encoded by the coding sequence ATGGATACAAATATTCTGCTGGAAAATGGAACAAATGAGTTGGAAGTTTTAGAATTCGTACTGGAAGGACAGCATTATGGAATAAATGTTGCTAAAATAAGAGAAATTATTCCTTATCAGGAAGTTACGCCGGTTCCAAATGCTCATCCGAGTATTGAAGGAATCTTTATGCCGCGTGATACGATGATAACGGCAATCAGTTTGAGAAATTGCCTTCAGATGAGGGAATATAATAATGAAGAATTGAACAGTTCTTTATTTATAGTGACGAATTTCAACAAACTCGACATTGCATTTCATGTAGATGCCGTTATGGGTATACATAGAGTTTCTTGGAATCAGATTATCAAGCCGGGAACTACCGTTTCTACCAGTGAAGATGGGATTTCTACGGGAATTATTAAGATTAACGGTAAATTGATAATCATTTTGGATTTCGAAAAGATTGTTACCGATATCAACCCTGAGACGGGATTGAAGATGTCTGAAATAGATGAGTTGGGACATCGATCACAGCGCAATGTGCCAATTTTGATTGCGGAAGATTCACCGCTTCTTAACAAACTGATTGTGGATTCTTTGAAGCAGGCAGGATATGTTAATCTCATCCATACAGAGAACGGAAAGCAGGCATATGATGTAATTACCGCATGCAAAGAAGACGGTACGTTGAACCAGCATGTGCAGTGTATTATTACGGATATAGAGATGCCGGTAATGGACGGACATCGTCTGACGAAATTGATAAAAGAAGATGAGTCTACAAAGAACATTCCTGTTATTATTTTCTCCTCTTTGGTGAATGAAGAGATGAAGAGAAAGGGCGAGGCCCTCGGTGCGGATGCACAGTTGTCTAAGCCTGAAATCGGCAACTTGGTTAGTGTGATTGACGGGTTAGTTAAATAA
- the hisH gene encoding imidazole glycerol phosphate synthase subunit HisH — MVAIIDYDAGNIKSVEKALFSLSEDAVVTRERDRILMADRIILPGVGSFGEAMKRIRGYGLEEVIKEAVEEKIPFLGICLGLQLLFERSEESEGISGLGILEGEIVKIPPKEGLKVPQIGWNSLNYPNKGKLFEGIPENSYVYFVHSYYLRAKDDSIVMATTEYGEQLHVSVQKDNVFACQFHPEKSSDVGLHILNNFIHIQKEGE, encoded by the coding sequence ATGGTAGCGATAATTGATTATGATGCAGGTAATATTAAGAGTGTGGAGAAGGCGCTTTTCTCCCTAAGCGAAGATGCGGTGGTTACCAGAGAGAGGGACAGGATTCTTATGGCTGACCGGATAATTTTGCCGGGAGTCGGTTCTTTTGGCGAGGCTATGAAGCGGATTCGCGGATATGGCCTGGAGGAAGTGATAAAGGAAGCGGTGGAGGAAAAGATTCCTTTTCTTGGCATTTGTCTTGGACTTCAGTTATTATTTGAAAGAAGCGAGGAAAGTGAAGGGATAAGCGGACTCGGAATTTTGGAGGGAGAAATCGTGAAGATTCCTCCAAAGGAAGGTCTGAAAGTTCCGCAAATAGGGTGGAATTCCTTGAACTATCCGAACAAAGGTAAACTTTTCGAAGGAATACCGGAGAACTCCTATGTATATTTTGTGCATTCGTATTACTTAAGAGCAAAAGACGACAGTATTGTTATGGCGACAACTGAATACGGTGAGCAGCTGCACGTTTCGGTGCAGAAGGACAACGTTTTTGCTTGTCAGTTCCATCCGGAAAAGAGCTCGGATGTAGGACTGCATATTCTGAATAATTTCATACATATTCAAAAGGAGGGAGAATAG
- a CDS encoding TetR/AcrR family transcriptional regulator, whose translation MNGFEKRTQEKKHKILEAAVELFSARGIQKVSITEISAKACASQVTIYKYFNSKENLARCALEHYYNELLQSFIDVIDSDLPFAEKIEQAFFAPMQKSPAAISSFWDDAISEKLRDITLEYEQKITPHMLRFIEQGYECGYFNKSYSAETLLIYLNVFGTNAMKQLGSLQTEDKKKRIYEELLSVFLHGVVGNRTKKE comes from the coding sequence ATGAATGGTTTTGAAAAAAGAACCCAGGAAAAAAAACACAAAATTTTGGAAGCTGCTGTAGAATTATTCTCCGCGCGAGGTATCCAGAAGGTAAGCATTACTGAAATTTCCGCCAAAGCCTGCGCATCCCAAGTGACCATATATAAATATTTTAATAGCAAAGAAAATCTGGCTCGTTGTGCTCTTGAGCACTATTATAATGAACTGCTTCAATCTTTTATTGACGTTATAGACAGCGACCTGCCTTTTGCAGAAAAAATTGAGCAAGCATTTTTCGCGCCCATGCAAAAAAGTCCTGCTGCGATATCTTCATTTTGGGATGATGCTATTTCCGAAAAACTTCGGGATATAACACTTGAATATGAGCAAAAGATAACTCCACACATGCTGCGCTTTATTGAACAAGGGTATGAATGTGGATATTTTAATAAAAGCTATTCGGCTGAAACCTTGCTCATTTATCTTAATGTTTTTGGAACCAATGCAATGAAGCAGTTAGGCTCCCTCCAGACGGAAGACAAAAAGAAACGAATATATGAAGAACTTTTATCCGTATTTTTGCATGGCGTCGTTGGAAACCGTACAAAGAAAGAATGA
- a CDS encoding DUF2975 domain-containing protein gives MKRGSTIIMRCSVIIAGIIMIAICSVMAWITFTEGKSATAYHVDYVLVILIIGTYIAAIPYFIALRQTLKLLDYIDTNRAFTELSVKALKTVEHCAIADFIICIAGGAPFFWMLGRSDGNPGMVFLGLIPAGVAFIIAVFASLLKHLLSDAIAAKSENDLTI, from the coding sequence ATGAAGCGAGGTTCAACCATCATCATGCGGTGTTCTGTCATCATTGCAGGAATTATTATGATTGCTATATGCAGCGTTATGGCATGGATAACATTCACAGAAGGTAAGTCTGCTACAGCATATCATGTGGACTATGTGTTGGTTATCCTTATCATCGGAACCTATATAGCTGCGATACCCTACTTCATCGCGCTACGTCAGACTCTAAAACTGTTAGATTATATTGATACCAACCGTGCTTTCACAGAATTGTCAGTTAAGGCACTAAAGACCGTAGAGCATTGTGCCATCGCGGATTTTATCATTTGTATAGCGGGCGGTGCACCTTTCTTTTGGATGCTGGGGCGGAGTGATGGTAATCCGGGAATGGTGTTTTTGGGGCTGATTCCGGCTGGTGTTGCGTTTATAATTGCTGTGTTTGCTTCTCTTCTAAAGCATCTTTTGAGTGATGCTATTGCTGCAAAATCCGAAAACGATTTGACGATTTGA
- a CDS encoding DUF2975 domain-containing protein: MKRCSIIILRLAVIVAGVAILALCYGGTWAVTTAWDSNPNHHAVMGAMLGGLYLTVIPFYIMLYQTMKLLSYIDSNRAFSELSVEALKKIMICAIATFAVCMLGGLPFLYYWAEMDDAPGLIIIGMAIAGGAFVVAVFASVLKRLLQDAINIKSENDLTI; the protein is encoded by the coding sequence ATGAAACGCTGTTCGATCATTATCTTGCGGTTAGCCGTCATTGTTGCCGGGGTTGCAATTCTAGCGCTATGCTACGGTGGAACATGGGCGGTAACTACGGCATGGGATTCTAATCCGAACCATCATGCTGTAATGGGAGCAATGTTAGGCGGTTTATACTTAACCGTGATACCTTTTTATATCATGCTTTATCAAACAATGAAGCTGTTAAGTTACATTGATTCCAACCGCGCTTTTTCGGAGTTATCAGTCGAGGCATTAAAAAAAATTATGATCTGCGCTATAGCAACCTTTGCCGTATGTATGCTGGGCGGGCTGCCGTTCTTATACTACTGGGCGGAAATGGATGATGCACCGGGGCTTATAATTATCGGCATGGCAATAGCCGGTGGCGCATTTGTGGTCGCTGTATTTGCCTCCGTCTTAAAGCGTCTTTTGCAAGATGCCATTAACATCAAATCGGAAAACGATTTGACGATTTGA
- a CDS encoding TrmB family transcriptional regulator yields the protein MDETGILERMMLFGLTRVEASIYICLFKSGELTGYEVAKQTGISRSNVYSGLSGLVDKGAAYLIEGKSSKYVAVSIEEFCENKIRNMKRDKEFLMRNMPVVAAVEEGYITIEGAKNIRDKILTMLENAKQRIYLSAPESFIQSIKPELLEIVHRKIKLVLITDKDVGMGETIQYLTDKKENQIRLIIDSLFVLTGDIEGEKSDTCLYSGQKNFVNVFKESLRNEIKLIELTGGEKKDE from the coding sequence ATGGATGAGACAGGTATATTAGAGCGGATGATGTTATTCGGGTTGACGAGAGTAGAGGCCAGTATTTATATTTGTCTTTTTAAAAGTGGTGAGCTTACCGGATATGAGGTGGCTAAGCAGACGGGGATTTCCAGATCCAATGTCTATAGTGGGTTATCCGGCTTAGTGGATAAAGGGGCAGCTTATCTCATAGAAGGCAAATCCAGTAAATATGTAGCTGTTTCGATAGAGGAATTCTGTGAAAATAAAATAAGAAATATGAAGAGAGACAAGGAATTCCTAATGAGAAACATGCCGGTGGTGGCGGCTGTCGAAGAGGGATATATTACGATTGAAGGAGCCAAAAATATACGGGATAAGATTCTTACGATGTTAGAAAATGCAAAGCAGCGTATTTATCTATCCGCACCGGAAAGTTTTATTCAGAGTATTAAACCGGAGCTTTTGGAAATTGTCCATAGGAAAATAAAGCTTGTACTCATTACCGATAAGGATGTCGGTATGGGTGAAACGATACAATATCTTACGGATAAAAAGGAAAACCAGATTCGCCTTATTATAGATTCCCTCTTTGTGCTGACAGGAGACATCGAGGGTGAGAAGTCAGATACCTGCTTATATTCAGGCCAGAAGAACTTTGTAAATGTTTTTAAGGAATCACTTAGAAATGAAATAAAATTGATTGAACTTACCGGAGGAGAAAAGAAAGATGAGTAA
- a CDS encoding diaminopimelate decarboxylase, which translates to MSKKTFVTKELIEEIVKKYPTPFHIYDEKGIRENAQAVKEAFAWNEGFKEYFAVKATPTPYLIQILREYGCGCDCSSMTELMLSKAIGVTGADIMFSSNDTPAEEYEYAAKLGAIINLDDITHIEFLEETIGKLPETMSCRYNPGGVFVMSNGIMDNPGDSKYGFTTEQMFEGFRILKAKGVKNFGIHAFLASNTVTNEYYPILAKQLFEIAVQLEKETGADIKFINLSGGVGIPYQPDQEENDIREIGEGVRKVYEEVLVPAGMGDIALYTEMGRFMMGPYGALVTQAIHEKHTHKEFIGVDACAVNLMRPAMYGSYHHITVLGKEEEACDYKYDITGSLCENNDKFAIDRMLPKIDMGDYIVIHDTGAHGYAMGYNYNGKLRSAELLLKEDGNAELIRRAETPKDYFATFDGLDIYSKLEEEF; encoded by the coding sequence ATGAGTAAAAAAACGTTTGTAACAAAAGAATTGATAGAAGAAATTGTAAAAAAATATCCTACCCCCTTTCATATTTATGATGAAAAGGGTATAAGAGAAAATGCTCAGGCAGTAAAAGAGGCTTTTGCGTGGAATGAAGGATTCAAAGAATATTTTGCAGTAAAGGCTACTCCTACTCCTTATCTTATACAGATATTGAGAGAGTATGGATGTGGATGTGACTGTTCCTCTATGACGGAACTCATGCTGAGCAAAGCGATAGGCGTGACCGGAGCTGATATTATGTTTTCTTCCAACGATACACCTGCGGAGGAATATGAATATGCTGCGAAGCTGGGAGCTATTATTAATTTGGATGATATAACACATATCGAATTCCTGGAGGAGACGATTGGCAAGCTGCCGGAGACCATGAGCTGCCGTTACAATCCGGGAGGGGTGTTCGTCATGAGCAATGGCATTATGGATAATCCTGGAGATTCGAAATATGGTTTTACAACGGAGCAGATGTTCGAAGGTTTTCGGATATTGAAGGCAAAGGGAGTAAAGAACTTCGGTATCCATGCGTTTCTTGCAAGCAATACGGTAACAAATGAATATTATCCGATACTGGCGAAACAGTTATTTGAAATTGCAGTTCAGTTGGAAAAGGAGACAGGAGCGGACATTAAGTTTATCAATCTGTCGGGCGGTGTTGGTATTCCTTATCAGCCGGATCAGGAAGAAAATGATATTCGTGAAATCGGTGAGGGTGTACGCAAAGTATACGAAGAGGTTCTCGTTCCGGCAGGTATGGGGGACATAGCCCTTTATACGGAAATGGGGCGTTTTATGATGGGGCCTTATGGAGCTTTGGTTACGCAGGCTATTCATGAGAAGCACACCCATAAGGAATTCATCGGCGTGGATGCTTGTGCGGTGAACCTGATGAGACCCGCTATGTATGGTTCCTATCATCATATCACCGTTCTGGGCAAGGAGGAAGAGGCGTGTGACTATAAATATGACATAACGGGCTCGCTGTGTGAAAACAACGATAAGTTTGCTATTGACCGCATGCTTCCTAAGATTGACATGGGAGATTATATAGTCATACATGATACGGGAGCCCATGGATATGCGATGGGATACAATTATAACGGGAAGCTAAGGTCGGCGGAGCTGCTGTTAAAAGAGGACGGAAATGCAGAACTGATAAGAAGAGCGGAAACTCCGAAGGATTATTTTGCGACTTTTGACGGACTGGATATTTATAGTAAATTAGAAGAAGAATTTTAA
- a CDS encoding uracil-DNA glycosylase — protein sequence MAMIQNDWLDSLKPEFSKPYYKQLFQFVQNEYSKTVIYPPAEDIFNAFHFTPLQDVKVVLLGQDPYHNERQAHGLSFSVLPEQKDIPPSLQNIYQELHEDLGCYIPNNGYLKKWAEQGVLLLNAVLTVRAHQANSHQGKGWEKFTDAVIEAVNVQDRPIVFFLWGRPAQNKAPMLTNPKHLILKAPHPSPLSAYRGFFGCRHFSQANEFLKENGMEPIDWQIENI from the coding sequence ATGGCTATGATTCAGAATGACTGGCTGGACTCTTTGAAACCGGAGTTTTCCAAGCCTTATTATAAACAGTTGTTTCAATTCGTTCAGAACGAATATAGTAAGACGGTCATTTATCCGCCCGCAGAGGATATTTTCAATGCGTTTCATTTTACACCGCTTCAGGATGTTAAAGTAGTTCTGCTTGGACAGGATCCTTATCATAACGAGCGTCAGGCACATGGATTGAGTTTTTCCGTTTTACCGGAGCAGAAGGATATTCCGCCTTCATTGCAGAATATTTATCAGGAGCTTCATGAGGATTTGGGGTGTTACATTCCGAATAACGGGTATTTGAAAAAGTGGGCGGAGCAAGGTGTTCTGCTCTTGAATGCGGTACTGACCGTTCGGGCACATCAGGCGAATTCTCACCAGGGAAAAGGCTGGGAGAAGTTTACAGATGCGGTAATAGAGGCTGTGAACGTGCAGGATAGACCTATTGTTTTCTTTTTGTGGGGAAGACCTGCCCAGAACAAGGCTCCTATGCTGACCAATCCGAAGCATTTAATTCTTAAGGCGCCGCATCCTAGTCCGTTGTCGGCGTATCGTGGATTCTTTGGATGCAGACATTTTAGTCAGGCTAATGAATTTCTGAAGGAAAACGGGATGGAGCCAATTGATTGGCAGATTGAAAATATATAA
- a CDS encoding helix-turn-helix transcriptional regulator, which yields MAIIVNVDVMLAKRKMSVTELSEGVGITMANLSILKNGKARAIRFSTLEAICRELDCQPGDILEYKKD from the coding sequence ATGGCGATTATAGTTAATGTTGATGTTATGTTGGCAAAAAGAAAAATGAGTGTCACAGAGCTTTCAGAGGGCGTTGGAATAACAATGGCTAACCTTTCGATATTGAAAAACGGAAAAGCAAGAGCAATCCGATTTTCAACTTTGGAAGCTATTTGCAGAGAATTAGATTGTCAACCCGGCGATATTTTAGAATATAAGAAAGATTGA